The genomic DNA AGAGTATCATTTGTTTTATCAATACCATCCACATGGAACGACATGGGGACCCATGCATTGGGGGCATGCAGTTAGTAAAGATCTCGTGTCTTGGGAACATCTGCCGATTGGTCTGGCTCCGGATGAGCATGGGATGATTTTTTCGGGTAGCGCAATCGTTGATTGGAACGATTCAAGTGGTTTTTTTGAGGGGAAATCAGGGTTAGTAGCGATATTTACTCACGCGGACACATACCCAGAAACCAATCGTGCGAGACAAAGGCAGAGTCTTGCCTATAGTAAGGATCATGGTCGAACCTGGATAAAGTATGTGGGCAATCCAGTCCTTCAGGAAGAATATATTTCCGATTTCCGAGATCCGAAGGTATTCTGGCATGGTGAAACGAACCGATGGGTTATGGTCGTTGCATCTGGACAATCGATCCGAATATATACTTCTAGAAATATAACATCTTGGGAGTTTGCTAGTGAATTTGGAGAAGAAGAGGGCTCTCACCAGGGAGTTTGGGAGTGTCCTGATCTTTTTGAATTGCCTGTTGATAAGGATCCAAATCAGAAAAAGTGGGTGTTATTCGTTAGTATTGGTGATGATCCCAGCTTACCAGAAGGTTCTCGAACACAATATTTTACAGGGGAGTTTGATGGAAAGACCTTTGTGAATGATAACTCTCCAGAAACGGTCTTGTGGATTGACCATGGCCGTGATAACTATGCGGGTGTTAGCTGGTCAGATGTTCCCAACAAAGATGGTAGAAGAATATATATTGGCTGGATGAGCAATTGGCGTTATGCAAATGTCACTCCAACTAAGGAATGGCGCAGTGCGTTGACACTTCCAAGAGTAGTAGAATTACAATCAACAGAAGAAGGAATTCGACTTGTTCAGAAACCTGTACAGGAAATGCAATGTTTACGGGTGGACCATAAATCTTTTCAAAAGGAAGAGGTAAAGCCAGGGGCAAATCTCTTAGAAAATGTAAAAAGTAATACATTTGAAATCATTGCAGAATTTGAACTGACAAAGGCAACAGAATTTGGATTCAAGGTATGTAAGGGAGCAAATGAAGAAACGATTGTCGGATACGATGTGAAAAATCAAAGGGTTTTTGTGGATCGAAGCCATTCAG from Robertmurraya sp. FSL R5-0851 includes the following:
- a CDS encoding GH32 C-terminal domain-containing protein gives rise to the protein MNNVLEKQQYYTEKYRPQYHFSPEKNWMNDPNGMVFYEGEYHLFYQYHPHGTTWGPMHWGHAVSKDLVSWEHLPIGLAPDEHGMIFSGSAIVDWNDSSGFFEGKSGLVAIFTHADTYPETNRARQRQSLAYSKDHGRTWIKYVGNPVLQEEYISDFRDPKVFWHGETNRWVMVVASGQSIRIYTSRNITSWEFASEFGEEEGSHQGVWECPDLFELPVDKDPNQKKWVLFVSIGDDPSLPEGSRTQYFTGEFDGKTFVNDNSPETVLWIDHGRDNYAGVSWSDVPNKDGRRIYIGWMSNWRYANVTPTKEWRSALTLPRVVELQSTEEGIRLVQKPVQEMQCLRVDHKSFQKEEVKPGANLLENVKSNTFEIIAEFELTKATEFGFKVCKGANEETIVGYDVKNQRVFVDRSHSGEAAFHNAFAGKHESKLVPENNKITLHIFVDQSSVEVFGNQGQVVITDLIFPSEEHKEIELYVKEGDVILQSLEFYTLKSTWR